The genomic region CGAGTATGCAGACGTCATCCTCGCCAACCCACCCTTCATGTCGCCGAAGGGCGGCATCAAGCCACACAACCGCTTCTCGGTTCAGAGCAAGCGTAGCGAGGTGCTGTTCGTGGACTACATGGCCGAGCATCTGACTCCGAATGGCCGCGCCGGCATCATCGTGCCCGAGGGCGTCATCTTTCAGAGCCAGACCGCCTACACGCAACTGCGCAAGATGCTGGTGGAGGACTACCTCATTGCCGTCGTGTCGTTGCCAGCGGGCGTGTTCAATCCCTACTCCGGCGTCAAAACCTCGATCCTCATCCTCGACAAGGCTTTGGCGAAGCAGACAGGTACTATCGCTTTCTTCAAGATCGAGAACGACGGCTTCGGCCTAGGCGCCCAACGCCGCCCCATCGGCAAGAATGACCTGCCTCAAGCCCGCGCCGAGATCATCGAATACCTGCGCCGCCTGTGCGCGCGGGTGTCGGTGGATGGCTTTAAGCCAGCCCTCGGGCTTCTGGTACAGAAGGAGAAGATCGCCTCGAATGGGGACTACAACCTGAGTGGGGAGCGGTATCGGGAGAATGGCGCGAAGATGGCACAATATCCCCACAAGCAGCTTGGCGAGATTTGCGAGGTGAACCCTACACAGACCGATCCCCAGAAGCTGTTTGATGGCTGGTTCAATTACATTGATATCTCCTGTGTCGAGAATGATACCGGAAAGTTCCTTGGAGCGAATAAGCTGAATGTAAGTGAAGCACCAAGCCGAGCCCGTAGAGTTATTGCCAATGAGGACGTGTTGCTCTCGACAGTGCGCCCTAATTTAAGAGCATTCACTATCATCTCAGACGTTCCTGAACGTGCGATAGCCTCGACAGGATTCTCAGTTCTCCGCGCGAAGCCGGATCGGCTGATCCCTCAATTCCTGATCCAAATGCTCAGAGGAGAACACGCGTTGGATCAGATGGTCGGAATGATGGGAAAGGGCGCATACCCGAGTATCAATCAAACGGACGTCGAGACGATCGAAATTCCCCTCCCGCCGCTAGAAGTACAGAAGGAAATCGTGGCGGATATCGAAGCCTACCAGAAGGTCATCGATGGTGCTCGCGCTGTCCTCGACAACTACCGCCCCCACATACCCATCCACCCTAATTGGCCTATGGTGGAGTTTCCCGAAGTAGTCTTTTTCCAGGAAGGACCAGGCATCCGCAACTGGCAGTTCACTTCAGCAGGGATCAAGCTGCTCAATGTAAAGAACATCGTTGGGGATCGGGTAATCCTAGAAAATTCTGACAAGTTCATTTCTGCG from Nitrospira japonica harbors:
- a CDS encoding N-6 DNA methylase — protein: MLDIDTKRRIDTARDILVGKVPDPKSQVEQITIALIYKFMDDMDAEAEVLGGKRKFFSGDFARYGWAKLMRSGLGGHETLALYAEAVTKMPENPGIPLLFREIFKNAFLPYRDPETLKAFLKVIDEFEYDHSERLGDAFEYLLSVLGSQGDAGQFRTPRHIIDFIVAIIAPKKHETVLDPACGTAGFLISSYKHILKTNTDKDGHSTLTPDERGRLAVNFKGYDISPDMVRLSLVNLYLHGFTDPHVYEYDTLTSQDRWNEYADVILANPPFMSPKGGIKPHNRFSVQSKRSEVLFVDYMAEHLTPNGRAGIIVPEGVIFQSQTAYTQLRKMLVEDYLIAVVSLPAGVFNPYSGVKTSILILDKALAKQTGTIAFFKIENDGFGLGAQRRPIGKNDLPQARAEIIEYLRRLCARVSVDGFKPALGLLVQKEKIASNGDYNLSGERYRENGAKMAQYPHKQLGEICEVNPTQTDPQKLFDGWFNYIDISCVENDTGKFLGANKLNVSEAPSRARRVIANEDVLLSTVRPNLRAFTIISDVPERAIASTGFSVLRAKPDRLIPQFLIQMLRGEHALDQMVGMMGKGAYPSINQTDVETIEIPLPPLEVQKEIVADIEAYQKVIDGARAVLDNYRPHIPIHPNWPMVEFPEVVFFQEGPGIRNWQFTSAGIKLLNVKNIVGDRVILENSDKFISAEEFDQKYHHFQVEDGDIIMASSGATYGKNAHFIDPGYPVIVNTSTIRVHPRDESRILQDYIKLFLDSDSFKWQIDRLITGSAQPNFGPSHLKQVKIPLPPLATQEKIVAEIEAEQALVNANHELVARMEKKIQATLDRVWGEDTEEGVP